A stretch of the Takifugu flavidus isolate HTHZ2018 chromosome 1, ASM371156v2, whole genome shotgun sequence genome encodes the following:
- the si:dkey-94f20.4 gene encoding synembryn-A isoform X1 — protein sequence MDLDLDGIIRCIKQGDENGVDAQLQQFNKEFAQCFFFDAEERDRRKQRKLEEFKKNKVRDYADSDSDCDEYDQENRGLILRQNLAVVLLRFIGTGVKGHLLRVCLRTLRILSRDKKVLGPFVTDTALLALARHAGLTTCDRSEDAGDSDTEFYDSIIASLAEAKVSQSRVDEDEDDHNEECSAFDEDAKSDVSNANSGDLDSISWAGSHRTSINEMHRGSVHQKLLERGRRDRRESKMDAEEEEQDSGEEAQRKEAMKVLCNVVYNSIWAQERFSSLRLMCGLIERLSSSISCSPPSSVQFYELRLVFLITALRPELRTQLKQEGGVSILTAALENCLEVQWKDQYECVLSPAAPPISLEASQRIIEILKILFNITYSTHRQEPSEDDAALYRHLVALLRVCLMKHCLLPDETDELQGHTVNLLSALPLQCLDVLLMAPVGPGSEQCLGVNMDCVHTLVLFMERRLESGEKMKEKLTPILNLLTESCRAHRETRRYIKKHILPPLRDVTHRPEEGTTVKSRLIRLMTHLDTDLKHCAADLIFVLCKENVSRFVKHTGYGNAAGLLASRGLLGGHGLRTPSPEGQYSSDSDSDTEEYRKVKDRINPVTGRVESPQPDPMEGMTEEEKEEEARRLLMLFNKAAKDNLIQAIGVDAGGKLVSMSGLMEKPIPEQRESGSDNDEGEN from the exons ATGGACCTGGACTTGGATGGAATCATCCGGTGCATCAAGCAGGGAGACGAGAACGGTGTTGACGCGCAGCTGCAACAGTTCAACAAAGAg TTTGCACAGTGCTTCTTCTTTGAcgcagaggagagagacagaaggaaa CAAAGAAAACTGGAAGAG TTTAAGAAGAATAAAGTGAGAGACTACGCTGATTCTGACTCGGACTGTGATGAGTATGACCAGGAGAATCGAGGTCTCATCCTCAGACAG AATTTAGCTGTTGTCCTGTTGAGGTTCATAGGAACTGGAGTCAAAGGTCATCTCTTGAGAGTGTGTCTTCGCACCTTGAGGATCCTCTCCAGGGACAAAAAGGTCCTGGGACCCTTTGTGACAGACACCGCCCTCCTGGCCTTGGCCAGACATGCCGGACTGACCACCTGTGACAGGAGTGAGGACGCGGGCGACTCCGACACTGAGTTCTATGACAGCATTATTGCGTCTCTTGCTGAGGCCAAAGTGTCACAGAGTCGCGTcgatgaagatgaagacgacCACAACGAAGAGTGCTCTGCTTTTGACGAGGACGCCAAGAGTGACGTCAGCAACGCCAACAGCGGAGACCTAGACAGCATCAGCTGGGCAGGCAGCCACAGGACCAGCATCAATGAGATGCACAGAGGCAGCGTCCATCAGAAGTTGCTAGAGCGAGGAAGGAGGGACCGCAGGGAGAGCAAGATGGatgcggaggaagaggagcaggattCTGGAGAGGAGGCACAGAGGAAGGAGGCAATGAAGGTGTTGTGCAATGTGGTCTACAACAGCATCTGGGCCCAGGAGAGGTTCAGCAGTCTCAG ACTCATGTGTGGCCTCATCGAGCGCCTCTCCTCCAGTATCAGCTGCTCGCCTCCCTCCAGTGTCCAGTTCTACGAACTACGCCTCGTCTTCCTCATCACTGCACTCCGACCAGAGCTCAGGACTCAGCTTAAGCAG GAGGGAGGGGTGTCTATTCTTACTGCAGCACTGGAAAACTGCCTGGAGGTTCAGTGGAAGGACCAGTATGAGTGTGTGCTGAGCCCAGCTGCACCCCCCATCTCACTGGAAGCCTCACAGCGCATCATAGAGATCCTCAAAATCCTCTTCAACATCACCTacagcacacacaggcaggaaccGAGCGAG gATGATGCGGCTCTTTACCGACACCTAGTGGCGCTTCTACGTGTTTGCCTGATGAAGCATTGTTTGCTTCCAGATGAAACTGATGAACTGCAGGG TCACACGGTGAACCTGCTGTCGGCGCTGCCTCTGCAGTGCCTCGACGTGCTGCTGATGGCGCCTGTGGGACCAGGCTCGGAGCAATGCCTCGGGGTCAACATGGACTGTGTCCACACCCTGGTGCTGTTCATGGAGAGACGTCTGGAGTCG GGTGAAAAGATGAAGGAGAAGCTGACGCCAATCCTCAATCTGCTaacagagagctgcagagccCACAGAGAAACACGCCGATACATTAAGAAACAT ATTCTCCCTCCTCTGAGAGACGTAACCCACCGGCCAGAGGAGGGCACAACCGTGAAGAGTCGCCTCATCCGTCTCATGACACATTTGGATACGGATCTCAAACACTGCGCTGCTGACCTCATCTTTGTCCTCTGTAAAGAAAACG TGAGTCGTTTTGTCAAGCACACTGGTTATGGCAACGCAGCGGGCCTGCTGGCCTCCAGAGGGCTGCTGGGTGGTCACGGTCTCAGGACCCCGAGCCCAGAGGGCCAGTACTCCAGCGACTCTGACTCCGACACAGAGGAATACCGGAAGGTCAAAGATCGCATCAATCCGGTGACGGGACGGGTGGAGTCACCGCAGCCAGACCCCATGGAGGGtatgacagaggaggagaaggaagaggaggccagGAGGCTGCTCATGCTCTTCAACAAGGCTGCCAA AGACAATCTAATCCAGGCGATAGGAGTGGATGCAGGGGGAAAGCTGGTGTCAATGTCAGGACTGATGGAGAAACCCATCCCCGAGCAGAGGGAGTCTGGCTCCGACAATGACGAAGGAGAGAACTAA
- the si:dkey-94f20.4 gene encoding synembryn-A isoform X3, whose amino-acid sequence MDLDLDGIIRCIKQGDENGVDAQLQQFNKEFKKNKVRDYADSDSDCDEYDQENRGLILRQNLAVVLLRFIGTGVKGHLLRVCLRTLRILSRDKKVLGPFVTDTALLALARHAGLTTCDRSEDAGDSDTEFYDSIIASLAEAKVSQSRVDEDEDDHNEECSAFDEDAKSDVSNANSGDLDSISWAGSHRTSINEMHRGSVHQKLLERGRRDRRESKMDAEEEEQDSGEEAQRKEAMKVLCNVVYNSIWAQERFSSLRLMCGLIERLSSSISCSPPSSVQFYELRLVFLITALRPELRTQLKQEGGVSILTAALENCLEVQWKDQYECVLSPAAPPISLEASQRIIEILKILFNITYSTHRQEPSEDDAALYRHLVALLRVCLMKHCLLPDETDELQGHTVNLLSALPLQCLDVLLMAPVGPGSEQCLGVNMDCVHTLVLFMERRLESGEKMKEKLTPILNLLTESCRAHRETRRYIKKHILPPLRDVTHRPEEGTTVKSRLIRLMTHLDTDLKHCAADLIFVLCKENVSRFVKHTGYGNAAGLLASRGLLGGHGLRTPSPEGQYSSDSDSDTEEYRKVKDRINPVTGRVESPQPDPMEGMTEEEKEEEARRLLMLFNKAAKDNLIQAIGVDAGGKLVSMSGLMEKPIPEQRESGSDNDEGEN is encoded by the exons ATGGACCTGGACTTGGATGGAATCATCCGGTGCATCAAGCAGGGAGACGAGAACGGTGTTGACGCGCAGCTGCAACAGTTCAACAAAGAg TTTAAGAAGAATAAAGTGAGAGACTACGCTGATTCTGACTCGGACTGTGATGAGTATGACCAGGAGAATCGAGGTCTCATCCTCAGACAG AATTTAGCTGTTGTCCTGTTGAGGTTCATAGGAACTGGAGTCAAAGGTCATCTCTTGAGAGTGTGTCTTCGCACCTTGAGGATCCTCTCCAGGGACAAAAAGGTCCTGGGACCCTTTGTGACAGACACCGCCCTCCTGGCCTTGGCCAGACATGCCGGACTGACCACCTGTGACAGGAGTGAGGACGCGGGCGACTCCGACACTGAGTTCTATGACAGCATTATTGCGTCTCTTGCTGAGGCCAAAGTGTCACAGAGTCGCGTcgatgaagatgaagacgacCACAACGAAGAGTGCTCTGCTTTTGACGAGGACGCCAAGAGTGACGTCAGCAACGCCAACAGCGGAGACCTAGACAGCATCAGCTGGGCAGGCAGCCACAGGACCAGCATCAATGAGATGCACAGAGGCAGCGTCCATCAGAAGTTGCTAGAGCGAGGAAGGAGGGACCGCAGGGAGAGCAAGATGGatgcggaggaagaggagcaggattCTGGAGAGGAGGCACAGAGGAAGGAGGCAATGAAGGTGTTGTGCAATGTGGTCTACAACAGCATCTGGGCCCAGGAGAGGTTCAGCAGTCTCAG ACTCATGTGTGGCCTCATCGAGCGCCTCTCCTCCAGTATCAGCTGCTCGCCTCCCTCCAGTGTCCAGTTCTACGAACTACGCCTCGTCTTCCTCATCACTGCACTCCGACCAGAGCTCAGGACTCAGCTTAAGCAG GAGGGAGGGGTGTCTATTCTTACTGCAGCACTGGAAAACTGCCTGGAGGTTCAGTGGAAGGACCAGTATGAGTGTGTGCTGAGCCCAGCTGCACCCCCCATCTCACTGGAAGCCTCACAGCGCATCATAGAGATCCTCAAAATCCTCTTCAACATCACCTacagcacacacaggcaggaaccGAGCGAG gATGATGCGGCTCTTTACCGACACCTAGTGGCGCTTCTACGTGTTTGCCTGATGAAGCATTGTTTGCTTCCAGATGAAACTGATGAACTGCAGGG TCACACGGTGAACCTGCTGTCGGCGCTGCCTCTGCAGTGCCTCGACGTGCTGCTGATGGCGCCTGTGGGACCAGGCTCGGAGCAATGCCTCGGGGTCAACATGGACTGTGTCCACACCCTGGTGCTGTTCATGGAGAGACGTCTGGAGTCG GGTGAAAAGATGAAGGAGAAGCTGACGCCAATCCTCAATCTGCTaacagagagctgcagagccCACAGAGAAACACGCCGATACATTAAGAAACAT ATTCTCCCTCCTCTGAGAGACGTAACCCACCGGCCAGAGGAGGGCACAACCGTGAAGAGTCGCCTCATCCGTCTCATGACACATTTGGATACGGATCTCAAACACTGCGCTGCTGACCTCATCTTTGTCCTCTGTAAAGAAAACG TGAGTCGTTTTGTCAAGCACACTGGTTATGGCAACGCAGCGGGCCTGCTGGCCTCCAGAGGGCTGCTGGGTGGTCACGGTCTCAGGACCCCGAGCCCAGAGGGCCAGTACTCCAGCGACTCTGACTCCGACACAGAGGAATACCGGAAGGTCAAAGATCGCATCAATCCGGTGACGGGACGGGTGGAGTCACCGCAGCCAGACCCCATGGAGGGtatgacagaggaggagaaggaagaggaggccagGAGGCTGCTCATGCTCTTCAACAAGGCTGCCAA AGACAATCTAATCCAGGCGATAGGAGTGGATGCAGGGGGAAAGCTGGTGTCAATGTCAGGACTGATGGAGAAACCCATCCCCGAGCAGAGGGAGTCTGGCTCCGACAATGACGAAGGAGAGAACTAA
- the si:dkey-94f20.4 gene encoding synembryn-A isoform X2: MDLDLDGIIRCIKQGDENGVDAQLQQFNKEFAQCFFFDAEERDRRKFKKNKVRDYADSDSDCDEYDQENRGLILRQNLAVVLLRFIGTGVKGHLLRVCLRTLRILSRDKKVLGPFVTDTALLALARHAGLTTCDRSEDAGDSDTEFYDSIIASLAEAKVSQSRVDEDEDDHNEECSAFDEDAKSDVSNANSGDLDSISWAGSHRTSINEMHRGSVHQKLLERGRRDRRESKMDAEEEEQDSGEEAQRKEAMKVLCNVVYNSIWAQERFSSLRLMCGLIERLSSSISCSPPSSVQFYELRLVFLITALRPELRTQLKQEGGVSILTAALENCLEVQWKDQYECVLSPAAPPISLEASQRIIEILKILFNITYSTHRQEPSEDDAALYRHLVALLRVCLMKHCLLPDETDELQGHTVNLLSALPLQCLDVLLMAPVGPGSEQCLGVNMDCVHTLVLFMERRLESGEKMKEKLTPILNLLTESCRAHRETRRYIKKHILPPLRDVTHRPEEGTTVKSRLIRLMTHLDTDLKHCAADLIFVLCKENVSRFVKHTGYGNAAGLLASRGLLGGHGLRTPSPEGQYSSDSDSDTEEYRKVKDRINPVTGRVESPQPDPMEGMTEEEKEEEARRLLMLFNKAAKDNLIQAIGVDAGGKLVSMSGLMEKPIPEQRESGSDNDEGEN; the protein is encoded by the exons ATGGACCTGGACTTGGATGGAATCATCCGGTGCATCAAGCAGGGAGACGAGAACGGTGTTGACGCGCAGCTGCAACAGTTCAACAAAGAg TTTGCACAGTGCTTCTTCTTTGAcgcagaggagagagacagaaggaaa TTTAAGAAGAATAAAGTGAGAGACTACGCTGATTCTGACTCGGACTGTGATGAGTATGACCAGGAGAATCGAGGTCTCATCCTCAGACAG AATTTAGCTGTTGTCCTGTTGAGGTTCATAGGAACTGGAGTCAAAGGTCATCTCTTGAGAGTGTGTCTTCGCACCTTGAGGATCCTCTCCAGGGACAAAAAGGTCCTGGGACCCTTTGTGACAGACACCGCCCTCCTGGCCTTGGCCAGACATGCCGGACTGACCACCTGTGACAGGAGTGAGGACGCGGGCGACTCCGACACTGAGTTCTATGACAGCATTATTGCGTCTCTTGCTGAGGCCAAAGTGTCACAGAGTCGCGTcgatgaagatgaagacgacCACAACGAAGAGTGCTCTGCTTTTGACGAGGACGCCAAGAGTGACGTCAGCAACGCCAACAGCGGAGACCTAGACAGCATCAGCTGGGCAGGCAGCCACAGGACCAGCATCAATGAGATGCACAGAGGCAGCGTCCATCAGAAGTTGCTAGAGCGAGGAAGGAGGGACCGCAGGGAGAGCAAGATGGatgcggaggaagaggagcaggattCTGGAGAGGAGGCACAGAGGAAGGAGGCAATGAAGGTGTTGTGCAATGTGGTCTACAACAGCATCTGGGCCCAGGAGAGGTTCAGCAGTCTCAG ACTCATGTGTGGCCTCATCGAGCGCCTCTCCTCCAGTATCAGCTGCTCGCCTCCCTCCAGTGTCCAGTTCTACGAACTACGCCTCGTCTTCCTCATCACTGCACTCCGACCAGAGCTCAGGACTCAGCTTAAGCAG GAGGGAGGGGTGTCTATTCTTACTGCAGCACTGGAAAACTGCCTGGAGGTTCAGTGGAAGGACCAGTATGAGTGTGTGCTGAGCCCAGCTGCACCCCCCATCTCACTGGAAGCCTCACAGCGCATCATAGAGATCCTCAAAATCCTCTTCAACATCACCTacagcacacacaggcaggaaccGAGCGAG gATGATGCGGCTCTTTACCGACACCTAGTGGCGCTTCTACGTGTTTGCCTGATGAAGCATTGTTTGCTTCCAGATGAAACTGATGAACTGCAGGG TCACACGGTGAACCTGCTGTCGGCGCTGCCTCTGCAGTGCCTCGACGTGCTGCTGATGGCGCCTGTGGGACCAGGCTCGGAGCAATGCCTCGGGGTCAACATGGACTGTGTCCACACCCTGGTGCTGTTCATGGAGAGACGTCTGGAGTCG GGTGAAAAGATGAAGGAGAAGCTGACGCCAATCCTCAATCTGCTaacagagagctgcagagccCACAGAGAAACACGCCGATACATTAAGAAACAT ATTCTCCCTCCTCTGAGAGACGTAACCCACCGGCCAGAGGAGGGCACAACCGTGAAGAGTCGCCTCATCCGTCTCATGACACATTTGGATACGGATCTCAAACACTGCGCTGCTGACCTCATCTTTGTCCTCTGTAAAGAAAACG TGAGTCGTTTTGTCAAGCACACTGGTTATGGCAACGCAGCGGGCCTGCTGGCCTCCAGAGGGCTGCTGGGTGGTCACGGTCTCAGGACCCCGAGCCCAGAGGGCCAGTACTCCAGCGACTCTGACTCCGACACAGAGGAATACCGGAAGGTCAAAGATCGCATCAATCCGGTGACGGGACGGGTGGAGTCACCGCAGCCAGACCCCATGGAGGGtatgacagaggaggagaaggaagaggaggccagGAGGCTGCTCATGCTCTTCAACAAGGCTGCCAA AGACAATCTAATCCAGGCGATAGGAGTGGATGCAGGGGGAAAGCTGGTGTCAATGTCAGGACTGATGGAGAAACCCATCCCCGAGCAGAGGGAGTCTGGCTCCGACAATGACGAAGGAGAGAACTAA